CTGGGCATTGAAGCCGAAGCGCCGGATGCCATGAGCTCCGGCAAATCGGATCTGGTCATTGTTTACCACCGCCTGCCTTACGAAGAAGTCGTGGAAAATGGCGAGCTGATCCGCCGGCGCCCGAAATCACCCAACGGCATCATCCCCACCCTGTTGAGCTTCTTCGCCGACGGCAAGGCCGGATCCTGGGTGGCCTGGTCCATTGACGACCCGGACCTTGGACCCTTCCAGACCCACACCGAAGTCGATACCGACCGCTATGAACAACTGGTGGCGGCCCGGGTGCCATTGAGCAAGGACGACGTGGAAATCTTCTACAAGCGGTTCTCCAAAGAAGCGTTCTGGCCCACCCTGCACACCTTCTGGGAGCGGGCCACCTTCCACGATGATCACTGGCAGGTGTTCCTCAAGGTCAACAAGCAGTTTGCGGAGCGAACCGCCGAAGAAGCCGCCGAAAACGCCGTGGTGTGGATTCACGATTACAATCTATGGATGGTGCCGGCCTACCTGCGCGAGATTCGACCGGACCTCACCATTGCCTTTTTCCACCACACCTATTTCCCCTCGGCGGACGTGTTCAACGTGCTGCCGTGGCGCCGTGAAATCGTTGGCAGCCTTTTGCAGTGCGATCACATCGGCTTCCACATTCCCCGGCAGGCCGAGAACTTTGTGGATGTGGCGCGCGGTGTCACGCCCCTGGAAGTCACCGAAAAAGCCGGCTGCGCGCCCCGGTTTCTGACCTACGGCTGTGCCGTGGGCCTTGACGAGATGAGCACCGAGATCAAGGTGAATGATCGAAGGATCGGCCTCGGCGCCCACCCGGTGGGGCTGGATCTGAACCGCGTGCGCAATGCCCTGGCGGACCAGAGCGTGATTGACCGCATGGAAGTCCTGCGTGAAGAACTGATGGACGTTCGGCTGATACTGTCGGTCGAGCGCCTGGACTTCACCAAAGGCATCATCGAAAAACTGGATGCCTACGAGCGCATGCTGAACGAACACCCGGAGCTGAAAACCAAAGTCACCCTGATGATGGTCTGTGTGCCCGCCGCCGCTGGCATGACTATCTATGAGGAACTGCTGTCGCAGATCGAACAGACGGTCGGGCGCATCAACGGCCAGTTCGCCCAGGTGGGCTGGACGCCCGTGCAGTTCTTCTTCCGCGCCCTGCCGTTCGAGGAACTGGTGTCTTACTACACTATGGCAGACGTGATGTGGATTACCCCGCTGCGGGACGGCCTGAACCTGGTAGCCAAGGAATACATCGCCACCCAGGGCCTGACCCAGGGCAGTGG
This DNA window, taken from Marinobacter halotolerans, encodes the following:
- the ggpS gene encoding glucosylglycerol-phosphate synthase, which encodes MLLATDLDGTFLAGDPENRLKLYRLIVAHPEIDLVFVTGRGLESVLPLLSDPTIPQPDYIICDVGCTVVNGNSQQAIQPLQGEIDDLWPGEQMIEDALQSFDGLQRQEVPQERRVSYFCAADVVTDDMVARVEALSCNLLFSGGKYLDILPRGVNKGRTLSRLVEHLKVDPESVLVAGDTLNDLSMYEYGFKGVCVGESESALLQATEQKARVLHAGATGCGGILEAFEHFGYLGHLGIEAEAPDAMSSGKSDLVIVYHRLPYEEVVENGELIRRRPKSPNGIIPTLLSFFADGKAGSWVAWSIDDPDLGPFQTHTEVDTDRYEQLVAARVPLSKDDVEIFYKRFSKEAFWPTLHTFWERATFHDDHWQVFLKVNKQFAERTAEEAAENAVVWIHDYNLWMVPAYLREIRPDLTIAFFHHTYFPSADVFNVLPWRREIVGSLLQCDHIGFHIPRQAENFVDVARGVTPLEVTEKAGCAPRFLTYGCAVGLDEMSTEIKVNDRRIGLGAHPVGLDLNRVRNALADQSVIDRMEVLREELMDVRLILSVERLDFTKGIIEKLDAYERMLNEHPELKTKVTLMMVCVPAAAGMTIYEELLSQIEQTVGRINGQFAQVGWTPVQFFFRALPFEELVSYYTMADVMWITPLRDGLNLVAKEYIATQGLTQGSGRLVLSEFAGAAAELRGAILANPHHPQDLADTCYYALAMSRSEAQNRLSEAFEVVSRYDIDYWGREFIDTAEQRRATKLEKILPIGHFAA